A stretch of Ectothiorhodospiraceae bacterium BW-2 DNA encodes these proteins:
- a CDS encoding transposase, producing the protein MIYLTEQTPVMIATAPADFRRGIDGFVALCQHQLGQQPRSGTVFAFINRSKTMIRLLVYENNGYWLMTKRLSKGKYRGWPRPAEPISAIKAQQLRQLLSNLVK; encoded by the coding sequence ATGATCTACCTCACAGAACAGACTCCGGTGATGATAGCGACAGCACCGGCTGATTTTCGCCGTGGCATCGACGGCTTTGTCGCGCTGTGCCAACACCAACTCGGCCAACAGCCGCGCTCGGGCACCGTGTTTGCCTTTATTAACCGCTCTAAAACGATGATTCGCCTGCTGGTCTATGAGAACAATGGCTACTGGCTGATGACCAAACGCCTCTCCAAAGGCAAATACCGGGGTTGGCCTCGCCCGGCAGAGCCGATAAGTGCGATTAAGGCACAACAACTACGCCAACTCCTCTCAAATTTGGTAAAATAG
- the cas1 gene encoding CRISPR-associated endonuclease Cas1, whose translation MPSSSLRPPPHLRWHRITAELVCNRARGSQQSLLSVFEAMMKQTSGQLARHFHCSKDHLATQLKIIFRLPHRYALKHLPIMNQHHRLEIRLFGSRGLAEQWCEQFCHLFYSEQVNNYHLLRLSELNTLAPDRLSLPHLPHTEVALEFFTPFFQRKGQREQIDLPLFITTLENRLGTLFNQPFDLSSVTEEVYLVPWYWRYEKHERQPKSQPGRQYLNGAVGRLYLKGNLQPLLRWLVLAEEVQLGSKLGFGLGHFELQPLSPPYFAPTLFNPATLNHITHDALERYDDAAEALAKIGDNNEQALVDTLLEQMRDTDHLAEPHTAYLLERPDHSPRQIERLHLHELTLHLHLNRLLQPIFNKLFTPDSIGYRKGYSRETAAKRIHQAIEAGYRFVVKADIHDFFPSIDLNRLTLLLERHIPAADSELLRLLQRALHTGYRLGGIIHERSNGLAQGSPLSPLLANLYLDEFDRALCTAHPTMRLIRYADDFICLVKEEFQTEQVLASAEAILADIGLTLAPEKSEIHPIQAGFRFLGIDFGADTNEEPPAPLLKKPLYVTTPGYFLGVTGDVLDIRHQGKLVESLPLHRISELIVLTHASFSTSMVRKCSELNIPIALTMQSGYHTLTITPDSGRYQQIAYQQAIKYHNMSDIDKLALAKSFACAKIATYRYLFRQRYRTGLNELLDKLSETIGSIEAAESVNAVRGYEGIAARACFAELNHHISNPEFHITKRERKNPDRINSLLNFGYYLLFSRINLTIKAMGLNPYLGFLHESGQRYETLSCDVEELFRARVDRLIIRLINLKTITEADFYEREGGGLRLSREATQRFVTHFEREMATPPRGGDESMGKLIHAQAVALRSFFTDDKPLLFFTWGSGWRL comes from the coding sequence ATGCCTTCTTCCTCATTACGACCACCACCCCATCTGCGCTGGCACCGAATTACGGCAGAACTGGTTTGCAACCGGGCACGGGGTTCACAGCAGTCACTGCTATCGGTATTTGAAGCGATGATGAAGCAGACCAGTGGCCAGTTAGCGCGCCACTTCCACTGCTCTAAAGACCACCTGGCGACACAGCTTAAAATCATCTTCCGCCTGCCGCACCGCTATGCGCTTAAACATCTGCCGATTATGAATCAACACCATCGGTTAGAGATTCGCCTGTTCGGTTCGCGCGGGCTGGCAGAGCAGTGGTGCGAGCAGTTTTGCCACCTCTTTTATAGCGAGCAGGTTAATAACTACCACCTGCTACGACTGAGTGAACTGAATACACTGGCTCCTGATCGGCTCTCACTGCCTCATCTGCCCCACACTGAAGTGGCACTGGAGTTTTTTACCCCCTTCTTTCAGCGTAAGGGACAGCGGGAGCAGATCGATCTGCCGCTATTTATCACCACTCTCGAAAATCGCCTTGGGACTCTGTTTAATCAACCGTTTGATCTCTCCTCTGTAACTGAAGAGGTCTATCTTGTGCCCTGGTACTGGCGTTATGAAAAACACGAACGCCAACCCAAAAGCCAACCGGGACGACAGTATCTTAATGGTGCGGTAGGGCGACTCTACCTTAAAGGCAATCTACAACCCCTGTTGCGGTGGCTGGTATTGGCTGAAGAGGTACAGTTAGGCAGTAAACTGGGATTTGGGTTAGGCCATTTTGAGCTACAACCGCTATCCCCGCCCTACTTTGCTCCCACTCTATTTAACCCTGCCACTTTAAACCATATTACCCATGACGCCTTAGAGCGCTATGATGATGCTGCTGAAGCATTGGCAAAAATTGGCGATAACAACGAACAGGCACTGGTCGACACCTTACTGGAACAGATGCGGGATACTGACCATTTAGCTGAGCCTCACACCGCTTATCTGCTTGAACGCCCCGACCATTCCCCACGCCAAATTGAACGGCTTCATCTGCACGAATTAACGCTCCATCTCCACCTTAATCGTCTGCTGCAACCCATATTTAATAAGCTGTTTACCCCCGACTCTATCGGTTATCGTAAAGGCTATTCGCGTGAAACGGCCGCCAAACGGATCCATCAGGCGATTGAAGCGGGTTATCGCTTTGTGGTGAAAGCCGATATTCACGACTTTTTCCCCTCTATCGATCTAAACCGGCTCACTCTTTTATTAGAACGCCACATTCCGGCCGCTGATAGTGAGCTGCTACGATTACTGCAACGCGCACTGCATACCGGCTACCGTTTAGGGGGGATTATCCATGAACGCAGTAACGGTCTGGCACAGGGCAGTCCCCTCTCACCGTTGTTAGCTAATCTCTATTTAGATGAGTTTGATCGCGCTCTTTGTACCGCACACCCCACTATGCGTTTGATCCGTTATGCCGACGATTTTATCTGTTTAGTCAAAGAGGAGTTTCAGACCGAGCAGGTGCTAGCCAGTGCCGAAGCTATTTTGGCTGACATCGGCCTGACACTGGCACCGGAAAAGAGCGAAATTCACCCGATTCAGGCCGGATTTCGTTTCTTAGGCATCGATTTTGGGGCCGATACCAACGAAGAACCCCCTGCCCCGTTACTAAAAAAACCGCTCTATGTGACCACTCCTGGCTATTTTTTAGGTGTGACAGGGGATGTACTCGATATTCGTCATCAGGGGAAATTGGTCGAGTCGCTACCGCTACACCGTATCTCAGAGTTAATCGTGCTCACCCACGCCTCATTCTCAACCAGTATGGTGCGAAAATGTTCCGAGCTCAATATTCCTATCGCCTTAACCATGCAGTCGGGCTACCACACTCTGACCATTACCCCGGATTCGGGACGCTATCAACAGATCGCTTACCAACAGGCGATTAAGTACCATAACATGAGTGATATTGACAAACTGGCGCTGGCCAAATCGTTTGCCTGCGCTAAAATTGCGACTTACCGTTATCTGTTTCGCCAGCGCTATCGCACCGGGCTTAATGAGCTACTCGATAAACTGAGCGAGACTATCGGTTCTATTGAAGCTGCCGAAAGCGTCAATGCGGTGCGTGGTTACGAGGGCATTGCCGCTCGCGCCTGCTTTGCTGAATTAAATCACCATATCTCTAATCCGGAATTTCATATCACTAAACGGGAACGAAAAAATCCTGACCGAATTAATTCACTACTCAATTTTGGCTACTACCTACTCTTCTCCCGTATCAATTTAACGATAAAAGCGATGGGGCTTAACCCCTATCTCGGTTTTTTGCACGAGAGCGGTCAGCGTTATGAGACGCTAAGCTGCGATGTTGAGGAGCTATTTCGGGCGCGCGTAGATCGGTTGATTATTCGGCTCATTAACCTGAAGACGATTACCGAAGCCGATTTCTATGAGCGTGAAGGCGGCGGACTACGCTTAAGCCGAGAAGCAACACAACGCTTTGTCACTCACTTTGAACGGGAAATGGCGACTCCACCACGGGGAGGAGATGAGTCAATGGGTAAATTGATTCATGCTCAAGCCGTTGCGCTGCGTAGCTTTTTTACCGATGATAAACCACTGCTCTTTTTTACCTGGGGGTCGGGATGGCGATTGTGA